Proteins found in one Sorghum bicolor cultivar BTx623 chromosome 1, Sorghum_bicolor_NCBIv3, whole genome shotgun sequence genomic segment:
- the LOC8063365 gene encoding protein NRT1/ PTR FAMILY 8.3, protein MAGAERVEAPSLEEQGLLALEESNQLVYTGDGSVDFSGNPVIKERTGRWKACPFILGNECCERLAYYGIATNLVTYLTKKLHVGNASAASNVTTWQGTCYLTPLIGAVLADAYWGKYWIIATSSIVYFIGMVILTLSASVPMLMPPSCEGSFCAPASPFQYTVFFLGLYLIALGAGGIKPCVSSFGADQFDDTDPDERIQKGSFFNWFYLSINIGGLISSSFLVWVQDNVGWGLGFGIPTVSMGLAIISFFSGTSLYRFQKPGGSPITRVCQVIVASLRKWNVHVPEDSSLLYEQPDGVSTIEGSRQLEHTDELRFFDKAATVAKVDVKTADFNNPWRICTVTQVEELKILVRMFPIWATTIVFSVAYAQMSTMFVEQGMVLDPSLGSFKFPPASLSTFDTLTIIICVPMYNYIMVPIARRFTGNGRGFTELQRMGIGLVISIIAMSVAAILEIKRLEVAREAHLVDQNIPVPLSIFWQIPQYFLIGLAEVFTFIGALEFFYNQSPDAMRSVCSALNLLTVSFGNYLNTFILTMVAYFTTRGGNPGWIPDNLNEGHLDYFFWLIAGLSFLNLIVYVICASKYKSKKAA, encoded by the exons ATGGCCGGCGCCGAGCGCGTGGAGGCTCCCTCCTTGGAGGAGCAAGGGCTCCTCGCTCTAGAG GAATCCAACCAACTAGTATACACTGGAGATGGATCAGTTGACTTTTCTGGAAATCCTGTTATCAAGGAAAGAACTGGTAGATGGAAGGCATGTCCATTCATATTAG GTAATGAATGCTGTGAACGACTGGCCTATTATGGCATCGCCACGAACCTTGTTACTTACTTGACAAAAAAGCTACATGTTGGCAATGCCTCTGCTGCTAGCAACGTGACTACATGGCAGGGAACTTGCTACTTGACTCCGCTTATTGGAGCAGTCCTGGCTGATGCATACTGGGGGAAGTATTGGATAATTGCAACATCCTCCATAGTGTACTTCATC GGGATGGTAATACTGACTCTTTCAGCATCAGTTCCTATGCTCATGCCTCCATCCTGTGAAGGATCCTTTTGCGCACCAGCAAGCCCTTTTCAGTATACTGTCTTTTTTCTTGGTCTTTATCTGATTGCACTGGGTGCTGGTGGAATTAAGCCATGCGTCTCGTCCTTTGGAGCTGATCAATTTGATGATACAGATCCTGATGAGCGAATCCAGAAGGGTTCTTTCTTTAATTGGTTCTATCTTTCAATAAATATTGGTGGCCTCATATCAAGCAGCTTTCTGGTTTGGGTGCAAGACAATGTTGGATGGGGACTGGGCTTTGGCATTCCGACAGTATCCATGGGGCTGGCAATCATAagcttcttctctggcacatcaCTTTATAGGTTCCAAAAACCTGGAGGTAGTCCTATTACACGAGTATGCCAGGTGATTGTTGCCTCGTTGCGCAAGTGGAATGTGCATGTCCCAGAGGACAGCTCTCTCTTGTATGAGCAACCTGATGGGGTATCAACAATTGAGGGGAGTCGGCAATTAGAGCACACAGATGAACTCAG ATTTTTTGACAAGGCTGCTACAGTTGCCAAAGTTGACGTGAAAACTGCTGACTTCAACAATCCATGGCGGATATGCACAGTCACGCAGGTGGAAGAACTAAAGATACTGGTAAGGATGTTCCCTATATGGGCAACAACAATCGTGTTTTCTGTTGCATATGCTCAGATGTCAACAATGTTTGTGGAACAAGGCATGGTGCTTGACCCATCCTTGGGTTCATTCAAGTTTCCTCCAGCGTCGTTATCTACTTTTGACACCCTAACCATCATCATATGTGTCCCGATGTACAATTACATCATGGTTCCAATAGCTAGGAGATTCACTGGCAACGGGAGGGGCTTTACAGAGTTGCAGAGGATGGGCATTGGCCTGGTAATTTCCATCATAGCTATGTCAGTCGCTGCAATCCTTGAAATCAAGCGGCTAGAAGTTGCCAGGGAAGCACACCTGGTAGATCAGAACATCCCAGTCCCATTGAGCATATTCTGGCAAATCCCTCAGTATTTCCTGATCGGTCTAGCGGAGGTGTTCACATTCATCGGAGCGCTCGAGTTCTTTTATAATCAGTCACCGGATGCCATGAGGAGCGTCTGCAGCGCACTTAATCTTCTCACCGTTTCCTTTGGGAACTATCTCAACACGTTCATTTTGACAATGGTTGCATACTTTACTACAAGGGGAGGTAACCCTGGATGGATTCCTGACAACTTGAACGAAGGGCATCTTGATTACTTCTTCTGGCTCATTGCTGGCCTCAGTTTTCTGAACCTGATTGTATATGTCATCTGTGCTAGCAAATACAAGAGCAAGAAGGCAGCTTGA
- the LOC8059989 gene encoding protein NRT1/ PTR FAMILY 8.3 has translation MAGAERAEAVALEEGLLAPEESNQVVYTGDGSVDFSGNPVVKETTGRWKACPFILGNECCERLAYYGISTNLVTYLTKKLHAGNASAASNVTTWQGTCYLTPLIGAILADAYWGRYWTIATFSTVYFIGMSILTLSASVPMLMPPSCEGSFCPQASPFQYTVFFLGLYLIALGTGGIKPCVSSFGADQFDDTDPAERIQKGSFFNWFYFSINIGALISSSFLVWVQDNVGWGLGFGIPTVFMGLAIISFFSGTSLYRFQKPGGSPITRVCQVIVASLRKWNVPAPEDSSLLYELPNGVSTIEGSRQIEHTDELRCLDKAATVTEVDVKMADFSNPWRICTVTQVEELKILVRMFPVWATTIVFSAVYAQMSTMFVEQGMVLDPSLGSFKIPPASLSTFDTLSVIVCVPMYDYIVVPIARRFTGNERGFTELQRMGIGLVISILAMSVAAILEIKRLAVAREAHLVDQNVPVPLSIFWQIPQYFLIGLAEIFTFIGALEFFYDQSPDAMRSLCSALNLLTTAGGNYLSTFILTMVAYFTTRGGNPGWIPDNLNEGHLDYFFWLLAGLSFLNLIVYVICAGKYKGKKAA, from the exons ATGGCCGGCGCCGAGCGCGCGGAGGCGGTCGCTCTGGAGGAAGGGCTCCTCGCTCCGGAG GAATCCAACCAAGTAGTATACACTGGAGATGGATCAGTCGACTTTTCGGGAAATCCTGTTGTCAAGGAAACAACGGGTAGATGGAAGGCATGTCCATTCATATTAG GTAATGAATGCTGTGAACGACTGGCCTATTATGGCATCTCCACGAACCTTGTCACTTACTTGACAAAAAAGCTACATGCTGGCAATGCCTCTGCTGCTAGCAATGTGACTACATGGCAGGGAACTTGCTACTTGACTCCGCTTATTGGGGCAATCCTGGCTGATGCATACTGGGGGAGGTATTGGACGATTGCAACATTCTCCACAGTATACTTCATC GGGATGTCAATACTGACTCTTTCAGCATCAGTTCCTATGCTCATGCCTCCATCTTGTGAAGGATCCTTTTGCCCACAAGCAAGCCCTTTTCAGTATACTGTATTTTTCCTTGGTCTTTATCTGATTGCCCTGGGTACTGGTGGAATTAAGCCTTGTGTCTCATCCTTTGGAGCGGATCAATTTGATGATACAGATCCAGCTGAGCGAATCCAGAAGGGTTCTTTCTTTAATTGGTTCTATTTTTCAATAAACATTGGTGCTCTCATATCAAGCAGCTTTCTGGTTTGGGTGCAAGACAATGTAGGATGGGGACTGGGCTTTGGCATTCCGACTGTATTCATGGGGCTGGCAATCATaagtttcttctctggcacatcaCTTTATAGGTTCCAAAAACCAGGAGGTAGTCCTATTACACGAGTATGCCAGGTGATTGTTGCCTCTTTGCGCAAGTGGAATGTGCCTGCCCCAGAGGACAGCTCTCTCTTGTATGAGCTACCTAATGGGGTATCAACAATTGAGGGGAGTCGGCAAATAGAGCACACAGATGAACTCAG ATGTTTAGACAAGGCTGCTACAGTTACCGAAGTTGATGTGAAAATGGCTGACTTCAGCAACCCATGGCGGATATGCACTGTCACCCAGGTGGAAGAACTGAAGATACTAGTAAGGATGTTCCCTGTCTGGGCAACAACAATAGTGTTTTCTGCTGTATATGCTCAAATGTCGACAATGTTCGTGGAACAAGGGATGGTGCTTGACCCATCGTTGGGTTCTTTCAAGATTCCTCCAGCTTCACTGTCTACCTTTGACACCCTAAGTGTCATCGTATGTGTCCCGATGTACGATTACATTGTGGTTCCAATAGCCAGGAGATTCACCGGCAACGAGAGGGGCTTTACAGAGTTGCAGAGGATGGGCATTGGCCTGGTCATTTCCATCCTTGCTATGTCGGTCGCTGCAATCCTCGAAATCAAGCGGCTAGCAGTTGCCAGGGAAGCACACCTGGTGGATCAGAATGTCCCGGTCCCACTGAGCATATTCTGGCAAATCCCTCAGTATTTCCTGATTGGTCTAGCAGAGATTTTCACATTCATCGGAGCGCTTGAGTTCTTTTATGACCAGTCACCAGACGCCATGAGGAGCCTCTGCAGTGCACTTAATCTTCTCACTACTGCGGGTGGGAACTATCTCAGCACGTTCATTTTGACAATGGTCGCGTACTTTACTACGAGGGGAGGTAACCCTGGATGGATTCCTGACAACTTGAACGAAGGGCATCTTGATTACTTCTTCTGGCTCCTTGCTGGCCTCAGTTTTCTGAACCTGATTGTATATGTCATCTGTGCTGGCAAATACAAGGGCAAGAAGGCAGCTTGA
- the LOC8059990 gene encoding probable protein kinase At2g41970 translates to MWCCRGAEDEPHAAPLAAANPAATPPRAPAHPRGPNMPRSGAASAAKVLPIDVPAVALSELNRLTGNFGDRALVGEGSYGRVYRAKLGTGETVAVKMFDNGSSSGQSEAEFCEQLSVVSRLKCEHFTQLLGYCLELNNRIVLYQFATMGSLYDILHGKKGVKGAEPGPVLTWSQRARIAYGAARGLEHLHEKARPSIVHRDVRSSNVLVFDGHDAKIGDFNLTNQSPDSAARLHSTKVLGTFGYHAPEYAMTGQLTQKSDVYSFGVVLLELLTGRKPVDHTMPKGQQSLVTWATPRLSEDKVKQCVDPKLKDDYPPKAVAKLAAVAALCVQYEADFRPNMTIVVKALQPLVNARPGGESPVVQY, encoded by the exons ATGTGGTGCTGCCGCGGCGCGGAGGACGAGCCCCACGCCGCCCCGCTGGCGGCCGCCAACCCGGCCGCGACGCCGCCGCGAGCACCAG CACATCCGAGAGGGCCGAACATGCCGAGAAGCGGCGCGGCGTCTGCGGCCAAGGTGCTGCCCATCGACGTCCCGGCCGTGGCGCTGTCGGAGCTGAACCGGCTGACGGGCAACTTCGGGGACAGGGCGCTGGTCGGGGAAGGCTCCTACGGCCGCGTCTACCGCGCCAAGCTCGGCACCGGGGAGACCGTGGCGGTCAAGATGTTCGACAACGGCAGCTCCTCCGGCCAGTCAGAGGCCGAGTTCTGCGAACAG CTGTCCGTGGTGTCGCGGCTCAAGTGCGAGCACTTCACCCAGCTGCTGGGCTACTGCCTGGAGCTCAACAACCGGATCGTGCTCTACCAGTTCGCCACCATGGGCTCCCTCTACGACATACTCCATG GGAAGAAGGGGGTGAAAGGCGCGGAGCCCGGGCCGGTTCTGACGTGGAGCCAGCGCGCGCGGATCGCGTACGGGGcggcgaggggcctggagcacCTGCACGAGAAGGCGCGGCCGTCGATCGTGCACCGCGACGTGCGCTCCAGCAACGTGCTGGTCTTCGACGGCCACGACGCCAAGATCGGCGACTTCAACCTCACCAACCAGTCCCCGGACTCCGCCGCGCGCCTGCACTCCACCAAGGTGCTCGGCACGTTCGGCTACCACGCGCCCGA GTACGCGATGACGGGGCAGCTGACGCAGAAGAGCGACGTGTACAGCTTCGGCGTCGTGCTCCTTGAGCTCTTAACCGGGAGGAAGCCCGTGGATCACACCATGCCCAAGGGGCAGCAGAGCCTGGTCACCTGG GCCACTCCGAGACTGAGCGAGGACAAGGTGAAGCAGTGCGTGGATCCCAAGCTCAAGGACGACTACCCGCCGAAAGCCGTGGCCAAG ctcgcggcggtggcggcgctctGCGTGCAGTACGAGGCCGATTTCAGGCCCAACATGACGATTGTCGTCAAGGCTCTGCAGCCCCTCGTGAATGCTCGGCCAGGAGGAGAATCACCAGTAGTCCAGTACTAG